Proteins encoded within one genomic window of Terriglobus sp. TAA 43:
- a CDS encoding 3-keto-5-aminohexanoate cleavage protein: protein MVTPVFLQVALNGDSPHPAAPRTPEAIAEVALSVVHAGAHSVHVHAYDSDGKETLHGHECGQVLRAIRRLCPDTPISLTTSAAIVSNPAERLRLIQDWDDLPDLVSANQGEPGIIPLCEHLLGRGVGIEAGLLTESDAEAFVASGLARHCRCILIEPLDLDPQVALQRAAAMERIVTDAGIQLEQLHHGYGMACWDVNRRALQRGHSIRTGLEDVITLPDGSPAANNADLTTAAVELIRNSGSRLR from the coding sequence ATGGTCACCCCAGTCTTCCTTCAGGTAGCGCTCAACGGAGACTCCCCTCACCCCGCTGCTCCGCGTACTCCAGAAGCCATTGCAGAGGTGGCCCTTTCGGTCGTCCATGCCGGGGCCCATTCCGTCCACGTTCATGCCTACGACAGCGATGGGAAAGAGACACTTCACGGACACGAGTGCGGTCAGGTTCTTCGTGCGATTCGGAGACTGTGCCCTGACACTCCGATATCGCTCACAACGTCCGCTGCCATCGTCAGCAATCCTGCGGAACGTCTGCGGCTCATTCAGGATTGGGATGATTTGCCGGATCTGGTCTCAGCCAATCAGGGAGAGCCCGGCATCATTCCACTCTGTGAACACCTTCTGGGTCGCGGTGTCGGAATCGAAGCCGGTCTCCTGACGGAAAGCGATGCAGAAGCATTTGTTGCATCCGGTTTGGCAAGGCATTGTCGCTGCATCCTGATTGAGCCGCTCGATCTTGATCCACAAGTCGCCTTGCAACGAGCAGCCGCAATGGAGCGAATCGTGACCGATGCCGGTATCCAGCTTGAACAGCTCCACCACGGCTATGGAATGGCTTGCTGGGATGTGAATCGGCGGGCTCTACAACGCGGCCATAGCATCCGCACAGGGCTTGAGGATGTGATCACACTCCCAGATGGAAGCCCCGCTGCAAACAATGCTGATCTCACAACCGCGGCAGTTGAACTGATCCGCAACAGTGGCAGTCGTCTGCGCTAG
- a CDS encoding BLUF domain-containing protein: MEYRLIYCSRNRIEGSEQQIAEEIEKILVSSRRNNEKHNITGALLFNGLAFAQVLEGPRLAVETLYATICEDNRNSHNVLLETADIAKRDFGRWSMAYSGPDSGGHLYEHLKLADVETDGSGVAKRVLDLLKSVVHAHV, encoded by the coding sequence ATGGAGTACCGACTTATCTATTGCAGCCGTAACCGGATCGAGGGCTCGGAGCAGCAGATTGCCGAAGAAATTGAAAAGATCCTTGTGAGTTCCCGCAGGAATAACGAGAAGCACAACATTACAGGTGCTCTCCTGTTCAACGGCCTTGCGTTTGCGCAGGTGCTGGAAGGGCCACGTCTCGCCGTGGAAACTCTCTACGCAACGATCTGTGAGGATAACCGGAACAGCCACAACGTACTGCTGGAGACCGCCGACATTGCAAAGCGGGACTTCGGTCGTTGGTCGATGGCGTATTCCGGCCCGGATTCCGGTGGCCATCTCTACGAACACCTGAAACTCGCCGATGTCGAGACAGATGGATCGGGTGTCGCAAAGCGTGTGCTGGACCTATTGAAGAGCGTGGTGCACGCACACGTATAG
- the rplN gene encoding 50S ribosomal protein L14 — MSVQMRTILDVADNSGARRLQVILPLGGGLGKKAGLGDVVTAAVKEASPDGTVKKGKVVKAVIVRTRKEARRKDGTYIRFDQNAAVVINDAGEPVGTRVFGPVARELRDKKFLKIVSLAPEVI, encoded by the coding sequence ATGTCCGTACAAATGCGTACGATTCTGGACGTAGCCGATAACTCTGGCGCACGCCGTCTGCAGGTCATCCTGCCTCTCGGTGGTGGTCTCGGTAAGAAGGCTGGTCTGGGCGATGTGGTGACGGCAGCGGTGAAGGAAGCTTCGCCCGACGGCACCGTGAAGAAGGGCAAGGTTGTGAAGGCCGTGATCGTGCGCACCCGCAAGGAAGCGCGCCGCAAGGACGGTACCTACATCCGCTTTGACCAGAACGCAGCCGTCGTGATCAACGACGCAGGCGAGCCGGTGGGAACCCGTGTATTCGGACCCGTAGCCCGCGAACTGCGCGACAAGAAGTTCCTGAAGATCGTTTCGCTCGCTCCGGAAGTTATCTAA
- the rpsQ gene encoding 30S ribosomal protein S17 — protein MAETTATTTATAEKIGHRTEKIGLVTSTKMDKTIVVSVEMRKAHPKYKRIVKSNKKFYAHDEQNSARVGDQVRIRETRPTSKLKRWNLEEIVRRSSLSEATPASK, from the coding sequence ATGGCTGAGACGACTGCTACGACTACTGCTACGGCAGAGAAGATTGGCCACCGCACCGAGAAGATCGGCCTGGTGACCTCGACCAAGATGGACAAGACGATCGTTGTTTCGGTGGAAATGCGCAAGGCGCACCCCAAGTACAAGCGCATCGTGAAGTCGAACAAGAAGTTCTACGCGCATGACGAGCAGAACTCAGCCCGCGTTGGCGATCAGGTCCGCATCCGTGAGACCCGTCCCACCAGCAAGCTGAAGCGCTGGAACCTCGAAGAGATCGTTCGCCGCTCGAGCCTGAGCGAAGCGACTCCGGCTTCGAAGTAA
- the rpmC gene encoding 50S ribosomal protein L29, whose protein sequence is MELNKIREFTDSELKEQQAQAGEQLFRVRFQKSLGDAAGVNKLRELKKDIARIKTVARQRELGQAVAPTESAAPAKKTRKAKKA, encoded by the coding sequence ATGGAACTGAACAAGATCCGCGAATTTACGGACAGCGAACTGAAGGAGCAGCAGGCCCAGGCGGGCGAGCAGCTCTTCCGCGTTCGCTTCCAGAAGAGCCTGGGCGATGCCGCAGGCGTGAACAAGCTGCGCGAACTGAAGAAAGACATCGCGCGCATCAAGACTGTGGCGCGCCAGCGTGAGCTTGGCCAGGCCGTGGCTCCGACGGAGTCGGCTGCGCCCGCGAAGAAGACCCGTAAGGCGAAGAAGGCATAA
- the rplP gene encoding 50S ribosomal protein L16: MLQPKKVKYRKQQKGKMRGKAWRGSELAFGDYGLKVVECGYITDRQIEASRIAMTRYIKRGGKVWLRIFPDKPITKKPAEVRMGSGKGALDHWVAVVRPGKLLFEMEGVPVEIAKEAMRLASNKLPLRTVFVQRPNIKAIDPKASAAA, from the coding sequence ATGTTGCAGCCCAAGAAGGTTAAGTACCGTAAACAGCAAAAGGGCAAGATGCGCGGTAAGGCATGGCGCGGTTCCGAGCTTGCATTTGGCGACTACGGTTTGAAGGTTGTGGAGTGCGGCTACATCACCGATCGTCAGATCGAAGCAAGCCGTATCGCAATGACCCGTTACATCAAGCGTGGCGGTAAGGTTTGGCTCCGGATCTTCCCGGATAAGCCGATCACCAAGAAGCCGGCTGAAGTTCGAATGGGTTCCGGTAAGGGTGCGTTGGATCACTGGGTTGCAGTGGTTCGCCCCGGCAAGCTGCTGTTTGAGATGGAAGGCGTTCCGGTTGAGATTGCGAAGGAGGCCATGCGCCTTGCTTCGAACAAGCTTCCGCTCCGCACCGTTTTCGTGCAGCGTCCGAACATCAAGGCGATTGACCCCAAGGCTTCCGCAGCCGCGTAA
- the rpsC gene encoding 30S ribosomal protein S3, which translates to MGQKVHPYGFRLGVNKPWKSRWFVERDYDKLLVEDVKLKAELREKLKAAGVSSVEIERPGNKLRLIIKTARPGIIIGRKGAEIDKLKADIQKRTNREVFIDILEVNKPELDAQLVAENIALQLEKRVSFRRAMRKSVDSALRFGCKGIKVRVSGRLNGNEIARSEWYLQGRLPLHTLRADIDYGFAEAKTTYGIIGVKTWVYRGDIYEQKRRRDNVTTTGAF; encoded by the coding sequence ATGGGTCAGAAGGTCCATCCGTATGGTTTCCGCCTCGGCGTGAACAAGCCGTGGAAGTCGCGCTGGTTTGTGGAGCGTGACTACGACAAGCTGCTGGTTGAGGACGTGAAGCTCAAGGCTGAGCTGCGCGAAAAGCTGAAGGCCGCTGGTGTCTCGTCCGTTGAGATCGAGCGCCCGGGCAACAAGCTGCGCCTCATCATCAAGACCGCCCGTCCGGGCATCATCATCGGCCGCAAGGGCGCTGAGATCGACAAGCTGAAGGCAGACATCCAGAAGCGTACGAACCGCGAAGTGTTCATCGACATTCTGGAAGTCAACAAGCCTGAGCTGGATGCGCAGCTGGTCGCAGAGAACATCGCTCTGCAGCTGGAGAAGCGTGTGTCGTTCCGTCGCGCGATGCGTAAGAGCGTTGATTCGGCTCTGCGTTTCGGCTGCAAGGGTATCAAGGTTCGTGTATCGGGCCGTCTGAACGGCAACGAAATCGCACGTTCCGAGTGGTATCTGCAGGGTCGTCTGCCGCTGCACACGCTGCGCGCAGACATCGACTACGGCTTTGCCGAAGCGAAGACCACCTACGGCATCATCGGCGTGAAGACCTGGGTCTACCGCGGCGATATCTATGAGCAGAAGCGCCGCCGTGACAATGTCACGACGACGGGTGCGTTCTAA
- the rplV gene encoding 50S ribosomal protein L22 codes for MAKTAEKSAVREFRAEARFQRTSPQKAKLVLDTIKGQSVENALNTLMFTRKRIAPIVEKALRSAVQNANYLSQEQGFDLDIDRLFVKQAVANEGPRMKRIRPAPMGRAFRYQRRLAHIIVTVAEKKSVEATKQAEAPVAAAEGGKKKAAPAKKAAAKKAPAKKAASKKAAATA; via the coding sequence ATGGCGAAGACAGCCGAGAAGAGTGCAGTACGTGAGTTCCGCGCCGAGGCGCGGTTCCAGCGGACCAGCCCGCAAAAGGCGAAGCTGGTGCTGGACACGATCAAGGGCCAGAGCGTGGAAAACGCTCTGAACACCCTGATGTTCACCCGCAAGCGCATCGCTCCCATCGTGGAGAAGGCGCTGCGTTCCGCAGTGCAGAACGCAAACTACCTGAGCCAGGAACAGGGCTTCGATCTGGACATCGATCGTCTGTTCGTGAAGCAGGCTGTTGCTAACGAAGGCCCGCGTATGAAGCGTATCCGCCCTGCCCCCATGGGCCGTGCGTTTCGCTATCAGCGTCGCCTTGCTCACATCATCGTAACGGTGGCGGAGAAGAAGTCTGTTGAGGCAACAAAGCAGGCTGAAGCTCCGGTAGCGGCTGCGGAGGGTGGCAAGAAGAAGGCTGCTCCGGCAAAGAAGGCTGCTGCCAAGAAGGCTCCGGCGAAGAAGGCCGCGAGCAAGAAGGCTGCCGCGACTGCGTAA
- the rpsS gene encoding 30S ribosomal protein S19 produces MARSTKKGPFIDAHLMTKVEVLNTADKKEVVKTWSRRSTIFPEFVGHTIAVHNGKKFIPVYVTENMVGHKLGEFAATRTFKGHAAKAETAKGR; encoded by the coding sequence ATGGCACGTTCTACGAAGAAGGGCCCATTTATCGACGCCCACCTGATGACGAAGGTTGAGGTGCTGAACACCGCGGACAAGAAGGAAGTCGTTAAGACTTGGTCGCGTCGTTCCACCATCTTCCCGGAGTTCGTCGGTCACACCATTGCTGTGCACAACGGCAAGAAGTTCATCCCGGTCTACGTGACGGAGAACATGGTGGGTCACAAGCTGGGTGAGTTTGCCGCGACGCGTACCTTCAAGGGTCACGCAGCCAAGGCTGAAACCGCCAAGGGTCGTTAA
- the rplB gene encoding 50S ribosomal protein L2, whose translation MPIKTFRPITPTLRFQSKLVNSDITTNQPYKPLLATKQRTGGRNSTGKLTIRHHGGGHKKKLRIIDFKRDKFGVPGTVATIEYDPNRSSRIALISYRDGEKRYIIQPVGLKVGMTVTSGPDADILVGNALPLRNIPAGTTVHNVELRPGKGAQMVRSAGSSAQLVAKEGDYALLKLPSGETRRVLVDCMATVGQVGNTDHENISLGKAGASRWRGIRPTNRGVSMNPVDHPHGGGEGKTSGGRHPVTPWGQPTRGYKTRNNKRTDVFIVNRRSK comes from the coding sequence ATGCCGATTAAGACATTCCGACCGATTACGCCGACACTGCGCTTCCAGTCGAAGCTGGTGAACTCGGACATCACGACGAACCAGCCGTACAAGCCGCTGCTGGCAACCAAGCAGCGCACAGGCGGCCGTAACTCCACCGGTAAGCTGACGATCCGTCATCACGGTGGTGGCCACAAGAAGAAGCTTCGTATTATCGATTTCAAGCGCGACAAGTTCGGTGTTCCCGGAACCGTTGCGACGATCGAATACGATCCGAACCGCTCCTCGCGTATTGCTCTGATCAGCTACCGCGACGGTGAGAAGCGCTACATCATTCAGCCGGTTGGCCTGAAGGTTGGCATGACGGTGACCTCTGGTCCCGACGCCGACATTCTGGTTGGCAATGCTCTGCCGCTGCGCAACATCCCTGCTGGTACGACGGTCCACAATGTGGAACTGCGTCCTGGTAAGGGTGCACAGATGGTTCGCTCTGCTGGTTCGTCCGCGCAGTTGGTTGCGAAGGAAGGCGATTACGCTCTCCTGAAGCTGCCCTCCGGCGAAACCCGCCGCGTGCTGGTGGATTGCATGGCAACGGTTGGCCAGGTTGGCAACACGGATCATGAGAACATCTCGCTCGGTAAGGCCGGTGCAAGCCGCTGGCGCGGTATCCGTCCGACGAACCGTGGTGTTTCTATGAACCCGGTGGATCACCCGCACGGTGGTGGTGAAGGTAAGACCTCAGGCGGACGTCATCCTGTTACGCCGTGGGGACAGCCGACACGTGGCTACAAGACCCGTAACAACAAGCGGACCGATGTGTTCATCGTGAACCGCCGCAGCAAGTAA
- a CDS encoding 50S ribosomal protein L23, translated as MATVYTTIRRPLITEKGMIAKETEGTLVFEVAAGATKNEVKHAVENLFKVKVAAVRTANYLGKERRRGRFTGFKPDWKKAYVRLVPGSKMPEYVNSL; from the coding sequence ATGGCAACTGTTTACACCACCATTCGCCGCCCGCTGATTACGGAAAAGGGCATGATCGCCAAGGAGACCGAAGGCACTCTGGTGTTTGAGGTTGCTGCTGGCGCGACGAAGAATGAAGTGAAGCATGCAGTGGAGAACCTGTTCAAGGTGAAGGTTGCTGCGGTTCGTACCGCCAACTACCTGGGCAAGGAGCGCCGCCGCGGTCGCTTTACCGGTTTCAAGCCGGACTGGAAGAAGGCATACGTTCGCCTGGTTCCGGGTTCGAAGATGCCGGAGTATGTCAACTCGCTCTAA
- the rplD gene encoding 50S ribosomal protein L4 translates to MAKINVVDLGGNKVSELELADEVFGVEVNEALLWESVKHYRAALRQGTAATKNKKLVSGSGKKLWKQKGTGRARVGSVRSPIWRHGGTVHGPQPRSYEYAFPKKKLLGALSSALASKLQDGKLTVVSTLDVAEPKTKLYRQALDKLDAKKTALLVVSGQKLTDNLFLGSRNLDGVELVLSSEVHPYDLLRYEHAIFSQDAIEALQETLKKNVSRRKLAAKKEVA, encoded by the coding sequence ATGGCAAAGATTAACGTAGTCGATCTCGGCGGGAACAAGGTCAGCGAGCTTGAGCTTGCGGACGAAGTGTTCGGCGTCGAAGTGAATGAGGCCCTGCTGTGGGAGTCGGTGAAGCATTACCGCGCTGCCCTCCGTCAGGGAACCGCCGCCACCAAGAACAAGAAGCTCGTGTCGGGTTCCGGCAAGAAGCTGTGGAAGCAGAAGGGAACCGGTCGTGCCCGTGTGGGTTCGGTTCGTTCGCCCATCTGGCGCCACGGTGGTACGGTTCACGGACCCCAGCCCCGCTCGTATGAGTACGCCTTCCCCAAGAAGAAGCTGCTCGGCGCTCTGAGCTCCGCTCTCGCTTCCAAGCTGCAGGACGGCAAGCTGACGGTTGTTTCCACTCTGGATGTTGCTGAGCCGAAGACCAAGCTCTACCGCCAGGCCCTGGACAAGCTGGATGCCAAGAAGACCGCTCTGCTGGTCGTAAGTGGCCAGAAGCTGACCGACAACCTGTTCTTGGGTTCGCGCAATCTTGACGGTGTTGAGCTGGTGCTGAGCTCGGAGGTTCACCCCTACGATCTGCTGCGCTACGAGCACGCCATCTTCTCCCAGGATGCCATTGAGGCTCTGCAGGAGACGCTGAAGAAGAATGTGTCGCGCCGTAAGCTGGCTGCGAAGAAGGAGGTTGCGTAA
- the rplC gene encoding 50S ribosomal protein L3, producing MAVTGLLGKKIGMTQVFDDAGVVHPVTVIKVGPCVVTQVKTQKTDGYDAAQIGLVEFVKASKLTKGLAGHLAKSDAPPVREIREVGIESTTGENEGEGAVKAGDRVLVDIFDGERFVDIIGKSKGRGFAGVVRRHGFGGGPKSHGHMFQIQGSIGASSFPSRVFPGQRMPGHHGDAQITVRNLRIRGIDLEDNLLLVEGAVPGPRDGVILISKSKNPPRERRGFAGSGTVDPLKASKKASGKKK from the coding sequence ATGGCAGTAACAGGTTTGCTCGGCAAGAAGATTGGCATGACCCAGGTGTTTGACGACGCCGGTGTTGTGCACCCGGTCACCGTGATCAAGGTTGGCCCCTGCGTTGTCACCCAGGTGAAGACGCAGAAGACTGACGGCTACGATGCCGCACAGATCGGTCTGGTGGAGTTCGTGAAGGCCTCCAAGCTGACCAAGGGTCTGGCTGGTCACCTGGCGAAGAGCGATGCTCCGCCGGTTCGTGAGATCCGCGAAGTGGGCATCGAGTCCACCACGGGTGAGAACGAGGGTGAAGGCGCTGTGAAGGCTGGCGATCGCGTTCTGGTCGACATCTTCGACGGCGAGCGTTTCGTTGACATCATTGGTAAGTCGAAGGGCCGCGGTTTCGCGGGCGTGGTTCGTCGCCACGGCTTCGGCGGTGGCCCCAAGTCGCACGGCCACATGTTCCAGATTCAGGGTTCGATCGGTGCATCGTCGTTCCCCTCGCGCGTATTCCCGGGCCAGCGTATGCCGGGTCACCACGGTGACGCGCAGATCACGGTTCGCAACCTGCGTATCCGCGGCATCGACCTTGAGGACAACCTCCTCTTGGTTGAGGGTGCAGTTCCGGGACCCCGTGATGGTGTGATTTTGATCTCGAAGTCGAAGAATCCGCCGCGTGAGCGTCGTGGATTCGCCGGCTCCGGTACGGTCGATCCGTTGAAGGCTTCGAAGAAGGCTTCCGGTAAGAAGAAGTAA
- the rpsJ gene encoding 30S ribosomal protein S10, with product MAAQQRIRIRLKAYDYRVLDTSTGEIVETAKRTGAQVAGPIPLPTMKNKYCVLRSPHVDKKSREAFEIRTHKRLIDILEPTQQTVDALMKLDLPAGVDVEIKTVTK from the coding sequence ATGGCTGCACAGCAGAGAATTCGCATTCGCCTGAAGGCGTATGACTATCGTGTCCTGGACACGTCGACCGGCGAGATCGTTGAGACCGCCAAGCGCACCGGAGCACAGGTTGCGGGTCCGATTCCCCTTCCCACGATGAAGAACAAGTACTGCGTGCTCCGTTCCCCGCACGTCGACAAGAAGTCGCGTGAGGCGTTCGAAATCCGTACGCATAAGCGGCTGATCGACATCCTGGAACCGACGCAGCAGACGGTGGACGCGCTGATGAAGCTCGACCTGCCCGCTGGCGTTGACGTGGAAATCAAGACCGTAACCAAGTAA